One segment of Mycobacterium spongiae DNA contains the following:
- a CDS encoding F0F1 ATP synthase subunit B has product MAEVSSLVTVLAAGQPAQAAEEGGTNNFLVPNGTFFVVLAIFLVVLGVIGTFVVPPILRVLRERDAMVDKTLADTKQAAEQFAAAQADYEEAMAAARVQASSFRDNARSEGRQVVDEARAHAEQQVASTLQTANEQLKREKDAVELDLRANVASVSATLASRILGVPVSTSASTSAAAR; this is encoded by the coding sequence ATGGCTGAAGTGAGCTCACTGGTTACTGTTCTGGCGGCTGGCCAGCCAGCACAGGCAGCAGAGGAAGGCGGGACAAACAACTTCCTCGTTCCCAACGGCACATTTTTCGTTGTGCTGGCGATCTTCCTGGTTGTGCTCGGCGTCATCGGTACGTTCGTCGTGCCGCCAATCCTGAGGGTGTTGCGTGAGCGTGACGCCATGGTCGACAAGACGCTTGCCGACACCAAGCAGGCAGCCGAGCAGTTTGCTGCTGCGCAGGCCGACTATGAAGAGGCCATGGCGGCGGCTCGCGTCCAGGCGTCGTCGTTCCGCGACAACGCCCGGTCAGAAGGTCGTCAGGTCGTCGACGAGGCGCGCGCCCACGCCGAGCAGCAGGTCGCATCGACGTTGCAAACGGCTAACGAACAATTGAAGCGGGAGAAGGACGCCGTGGAACTGGATCTGCGTGCCAACGTGGCCAGCGTGTCTGCCACGTTGGCGAGTCGAATTCTCGGCGTCCCCGTTAGCACCTCGGCCTCCACTTCAGCTGCGGCGAGGTAA
- a CDS encoding F0F1 ATP synthase subunit C: MDPTIAAGALIGGGLIMAGGAIGAGVGDGIAGNALISGVARQPEAQGRLFTPFFITVGLVEAAYFINLAFMALFVFATPVS; the protein is encoded by the coding sequence ATGGACCCGACTATCGCTGCCGGCGCCCTTATCGGCGGTGGACTGATCATGGCCGGTGGCGCCATCGGCGCCGGTGTCGGTGACGGCATCGCCGGCAACGCGCTAATCTCCGGGGTCGCCCGGCAACCCGAGGCGCAGGGGCGGCTGTTCACGCCGTTCTTCATTACCGTGGGCTTGGTTGAGGCGGCTTACTTCATCAACCTGGCCTTTATGGCGTTGTTCGTCTTTGCGACGCCAGTCTCGTAA